CAGAATGCCCATCAGATACACCTCGATGAATGGCGCGGCAAAGGCAAGCAGGATCAGCAGCACGAGACCTGCGAGATGCGAGAGCGGCATCCGCCCGCTGGTCGCGCCCTTGAACCAGAGGTTGCCGATCAGGAACAGGCCGGAACCGCCGAGCACCGCGGCGGCGATGCCGAGATCTCCGGTTTCGTGCGGATGCGAGAACATGAATTCAACCGCCACCGCATGGACGATGATGCCGGCAAGAATTGGGATATGCCCATAGGTGAAGGCCTGCCGCGCCAAGCGGCCCGGTGTCTCTGAATGCTCGATGCGGTGGGCGGCACGCCCGTGTCCAAATCGGAAATAGAGCCACCACATGGCGACCGTTCCGACGAAGGCGGTGACGAAGACGACGCCGGTCAGCCCCGAGAACGGCAGCTCCGAAAAGGTGCGGCCGGAAACGAGGATTGCTTCGCCGAGGCAGATGATGACGAAGAGCGCGCAGCGCTCGGCCATATGCGCGCCGGAAACGTCCCAGTCCCGCGCCGTCGAGCGGCCGAGCCCCGGCACGGCAAAGCCCGCGGCCGGCCCGGCATATTCGATCGTCAACGCAATCGCCCAGGCGATCAGCCGGGCTTCATGCTCGAGCAGCCCGCCGGCGATCCAGAGGACCCCCGATACCGCGAGCCAGGTTGTGATGCGGATGAAATTCAGCGTATTGGCGCGGTCGACGCGCGTCATCGCATAGGTCGCAAACAGCGAGCGCCCGACCTGCATCGCCACATAGGCGCCGGCAAACAGCAGTCCCTTGTCGCCGAAAGCCTCGGGGATCGAGGCAGACAGCAGCAGGCCGAGCATCATCAGCGCCACCAGCATCCCGCGCACCGGCATCTTGTCCGGATCGAGCCAGTTCGTCACCCAGGCGGTGAAAATCCACACCCACCAGACGGCGAAGGTCATCAGCGCCGCTTCGGCGGCACCGAGCGGCGTGTAGTGGGCAGCGAGCGCATGCGAAAGCTGCGAGATCGAAAAGACGAAGACCAGATCGAAAAACAGTTCGAGGAAGGTCACCTTGTTGCCGCTGGCGCTGCCCTTGGCGCGCAGCCAATTCTTTCCGTTCGTCTTCGCCATATGGCCCCCGATGGCTGAAATTATGCGTGGCTTGAAAGTGATAGCGATACTCTGATGGCCGTCAGCGCGGCTTCTCCGCCGTGTCGCGGTTCATGCCCTTTTCACTCAGCTCGTCCTCATAGGCGGAAAACAGCTCAGCGCCCCGTTCGCCGAGCTCGCGCAAATAAGTCCACGTGTAGATGCCGGTATCGTGCATGTCGTCGAAGCCGATCCGGACCGCGTAATTGCCGGTCGGCATCATGGAGATGATCGCGACATTACGTTTGCCCGGCACCGTCACCTTCTGCCCCGGCCCATGGCCCTGCACCTCGGCGGAGGGCGACAGCACGCGCAAGAGTTCGGCCGACAGGTCGAAACTCTGGCCGTCGTTAAAGGTCACCACCAGCCGCTGCCTATCTTTCGAGACGCGAAGTTCGATCGGCCAGATATCGCTCATCATTTTGTCCTCTTCTCATGCGAGGAGTAGGCGCTGATCTTTTTCAGCGCAAGCTGAAATTGGCATGCTCGCGCGGGCTGTTTCCCTTGACGCGACAATAGCATATGCCCACATTGATGAGAGTACGGAGATACAGGTGAACACCAGAGTCGGAACGATAGGCAATGCATCGCCGCTGGTGGCGGGTGCACACCCGATGATCGACCCCTTCGGGCGGGCGGTCACCTATCTCCGCGTCTCCGTCACCGACCGCTGCGATTTCCGCTGCACCTATTGCATGGCGGAGAATATGACCTTCCTGCCCAAGAAGGATCTTTTGACGCTGGAAGAGCTCGACCGGCTCTGTTCCGCCTTCATCGCCAAGGGCGTCAGCAAGATCAGGCTGACCGGCGGCGAACCCTTGGTGCGCAAGAACATCATGTATCTGGTGCGCCAGCTCGGCCAGAAGATCGGCTCCGGCCTCGACGAATTGACGCTGACCACCAACGGCTCGCAGCTTTCCCGCCATGCCGAGGAGCTCTATGATTGCGGTGTGCGCCGGATCAACGTCTCGCTGGATACGCTCGACCCCGACAAGTTCCGCAAGATCACCCGCTGGGGTGATTTCGCCAAGGTCATGGAAGGCATCGACGCGGGTCAGAAAGCCGGGCTGAAGATCAAGCTCAATGCCGTGGCGCTGAAGGATTTCAACGATGCCGAGATGCCGGAGCTGCTGCGCTTCGCCCATGGCCGCGGCATGGATCTCACCGTCATCGAAACCATGCCGATGGGCGAGATCGAAGAAGACCGCACCGACCAGTATCTGCCGCTTTCAAAGCTGCGCGCCGATCTCGAAGGGCAGTTCACCCTTGCGGACATCGATTACCAGACCGGCGGCCCGGCGCGTTACGTCAGGGTCGAAGAAACCGGCGGCCGCCTTGGCTTCATCACCCCGATGACCCATAATTTCTGCGAAAGCTGCAACCGCGTCCGCCTCACCTGCACCGGCACGCTCTACATGTGCCTCGGCCAGAACGACGCCGCCGATCTCCGCGCCGCACTCCGCGCCACCGAAGACGACGCCCTCCTCCGCACTGCCATCGACGAAGCCATCACCCGCAAACCCAAAGGCCACGACTTCATCATCGACCGCACGCATAACCGCCCCGCGGTCGCGCGGCATATGAGTGTCACTGGGGGGTGAGATGCGGTCCCGCAAAGCGGGAGCAATCGATCCAGTGAATCGATTGCAGCTTCGAACGCCCTGAGCCATGCGAAGGGCCGGGATACGGTGCGGCAGACTCCCTCCTCTCTTCTCCCCAGTGGGGAGAAGATGCCCTTCAGGGCAAATGAGGGGGTGAGCGACGACAGGAGCGAATGCGCTGAGCGCAAGCGAAGAGCAATCAACGCTGTGCCGAGTGGCCCCCTTGCATGTTCAAACTGCATCCATTGATGATGGGTGCGACCTCTGGGGGATGGCCATCCCCCAGAGGTCGGACGGGCGGGACCGTAACCCCCTTGGCTTGAACCGGGGATGAGCCTGGTCCGCCCGTCCTTCGCGTTTGTCCTGAACAGATAGTGGGGAGCAGGTCCCGTATGCAAGGCAAGGTATCGTCCGAACGCACCGCGATAGCGACAGTTTATGTCGGTATCGATGTCTGTAAAGAGTGGCTGGACATTCATCTGCATCCTCTCGGCCGGAGTTTTCGGGTGGCCAACGACACGGCCGGCCTGCGCCGCCTCAAGCGGGAGCTCGATGCGCTTGACCAGATGCCGCGCTCGACGCTGCATATCGTCATGGAAGCGACCGGCAAGTGGCATCGCGCCGTTCAGCGTTCTCTGCATGCCGATGGCTTTTACGTGTCGGTCGTCGATCCGCTGCGCGCCCGGCTGTTTGCCAAAGCCTGCGGCTTTCTCGCCAAGACCGATCGGCTCGATGCGCGGCTTTTGGCCATCATGGGAGAAGCCCTCAAGCCCGCACAGACCCCACCGCAGGACCAAGCCCTGGAAGCCCTGCAGGAACTGGTCAATGCCCGATCTGCGGCCAACGGTGAACGCACCGCCCTGTCCAACCGGATGAAGACGGCCGTGACCGCCTTCCTGCGCAAGGAACTGACGCGCCGGCTTGCCGCGCTCGACACCCATATCGCAAGACTGGATGCCGAAATCCAGCGGAGCATCGGCGCCGAGCCCGAGATGCGCCGCCGCCTCGACATCCTCATCTCCATTCCCGGCATCGGAGCCGTCACCGCCGCAAGCCTGATCGCTGGCCTTTGCGAACTTGGCGCCTGCTCCGGCAAGCAGGCCGCCATGCTGGCTGGCCTTGCGCCGCTCGCCTGCGAAAGCGGCGAGCGGGCCGGACATCGCGCCATCAGGGGCGGACGCCCCGCACCCAGGAACGCCATCTACATGGCCGCCCTGTCCGCCTCCCGTCACAACCCGGACCTCGCGCACTTCGCCGAAAGACTGAAGAAGGCCGGAAAACCCAATAAGGTCGTCCTCGTCGCCGTCATGCGAAAGCTCATCGTGCTCGCAAATACCCTCATCACCAAAAACCGCATCTGGACACCAAATCCACCTTGACACCAAACACAGATGCTCAACCGACCCTTCGGGCCACCTTCTCCCCGCTGGGGAGAAGAGGGAGCACGCCGCGCCCTTCATCGACAACCCCACCCCATCACCCAGGCTTACGCGCACAAATCGCAAACCGGTCCTGCACCATGCGCTCCAGCCCACACAGGAACGGCATCTTGCGCGCCTGCGCCCAATGGATATCGGCGAGTTTGCGGTCGACGACAATATCCGTAAAGCCGGCTTGGCGCAGAAGGTCGACGACTGCTTCGGCCGGCATCTGGCTGGAGAAATGCACACGTGAGCGGATCTTCTGGTGCCGCGCCATCATCTCCGGCGACATGTGGCTCGCCGGCGGTTTGCCGGTCACCTTTGTCCACAGCTTCTGCAGGCCCTTGACCCAAGTTTCCTTGCCCATATTGCCGTCGAGGATCAGCACCTTGCCGCCCGGCTTCAATACCGAGAACCATTCCTTAAAGGCCGAAGCCGGATCGACCAGCGTCCAGACGAGATGGCGGTTGGTGATGACGTCGTAGCTGTCCTTGGGCTCCATGGTGTTTTCGGCGTCGCCGGAAACGAAACGAATATCGGTGCCGCGCTTCTTCGCCTTGGCGCGCGCCTGCGCCAGCATCGCATCCGACCAGTCCAACCCGGTCACCTTGAAGCCGACATCGTTCATCAGATGCGAAATCACGGCGGTGCCGCAAGCAAGATCGAGGGCTGCGCGCCCTTCGCCCTCGCCGAGATGTTTTTTGATCAGCCGCTGCCAGCCCTTCCGCTCCGCTTCCGAAAAGATTTCATGGCCGACGCTTTGGTCGAAGGTCGCCGCCCGTTCCGACCAGAAGTCGCGGATTTCGTCACGGATGGAGTAATTGGTATTCATGGAATTCATCGCAGCCCCCGGCACGGCATCAGTTTGGAAACGCTCTAAAACATATAACTTGATTCACAAAGTCATATTTCCTATGCCTGCGGACATTATTCAGACCTCGGGGGAATTTCCAGATGAATTTCGTAAAAACGCTCGCAGCCTCAGCATTCGCCGTTGCGGGCCTGATGCCGCTTTCGGCGCTTGCGCAATCCTTTACCATCAAGGATGTGGCCGGTCGTGAAGTGAGCTTCGACAAGCCGGTCGAGCGAGTGATCCTTGGGGAAGGCCGCATGCTCTACGCCGTCGCGCCGATCGAGAAGGACGATCCCTTCGCCAAGATCGTCGGCTGGCGCAACGATCTCTGGACCACTGACAAGGACGGCTTCAACGCCTATGTCGAGAAGTTTCCGAAGGGCAAGGACTTGCCCTTCCTCGGCAATCTGACCGATGGCACGCTGCAGACCGAAACAGTCGTCAAGCTTCATCCCGATGTGCTGCTGCTGCCGATCGGCAACAAGGCGGCCGCCGACGAGGTGAAGCTCGAAGACATGCTGAACGGCATCGGTGTGAAGATCGTCTATATCGATTTCCGCGAGCATATCCTCGCCAACACCGAACCGAGCTTGAAGATCCTCGGCCAGATCTTCGGCCATGAAGACCGCGCCGAAGCCGTCGCCAGCTTCTGGAAAGAGCAGATGGCCCGCGTGACCGACAAGCTGAAGGCCGCCAATCCGCCGAAGCCGAATGTCTTCATGTACCGCGCCGCAGGCCTGGTCGAATGCTGCGGCACCTTCGGTCCCGATAATTTCGGCCTGATGGTCGATTGGGCCGGCGGGCACAATCTCGGCTCCGATTTCCTGCCGGGCTATACCGGTTCGATCAATGCCGAGCAGGTCGTCGCCTCCAATCCTGATGTCATTGTCGTCACCGGCTCCAACTGGAGCCAGACCAAGAATGCCAAGGACTTTGTGAATGTCGGCCCGAATGCCGCAGCCACCTTCGACGACAGCCGCAAGGCGCTGAACACGCTGATGGAAAACCCTGCCTTTACCGGCTCCAGAGCGGTTGCCGGCGGCAATGTCCATGCGATCTGGCACCAGTTCTATACCAGCCCCTACCAGTTCGTCGCCGTCCAGCAGCTGGCCAAGTGGTTCCATCCGAACCTCTTTGCCGATCTCGATCCGGATGCCACCTTCAAGGAATTCCACGAAAAATTCCTGCCGGTTGCCTATCAGCCGGGTTACTGGGTCGACGCCAAGGCGGGTCAGTAATCCGAAATGGCCGAGATCGCCGCACTATCGATCGAAGCCGAAGCCGGGAGGGAGCGTTACCGCGCCCTCGCCCGGCGCAAGCTGCTGATCCTTGTCGCCATGACGGCAGCGCTCTGCCTGTCCTTTGCCGTCGATCTCGCCTGGGGGCCGGCCCGCTACAGTCTTACCGAGGTTGTCTCGGCCCTCCTCGACCCCTCCTCCGTTTCGGATCAGGTGCGGGCCGTCGTTTGGGACATCCGCATGCCGGTTGCAGTGATGGCGATCGTCGTCGGCGCGTCGCTCTCCGTCGCCGGCGCGCAGATGCAGACGATCCTCGCCAATCCGCTCGCCAGCCCCTTCACGCTCGGCATTTCAGCGGCGGCAAGCTTCGGCGCGGCACTTGCGATCGTCACCAGCGTTCCGCTTCTGCCGGTTGCAGCCGGCCTGCTGGTGCCGGTCAATGCCTTCATCATGGCGTTGATTGCCACGCTCTTCATCCATTTCGTCTCGCAGGCTCGCGGCGTCTCGGTGCAGACGGTGGTGCTGCTCGGCATCGCGCTGGTCTTCACCTTCAATGCGTTGCTCGCCTTCCTGCAATATCTCGCCTCAGAACAGGCGCTGTCGGCTGTCGTCTTCTGGACGATGGGCAGCCTCACCAAGGCCACCTGGCCGAAGATCTGGGTGACGCTCGCCGTGCTGCTGGCAGCACTTCCGCTCTTTGCTCGCAACGCCTGGGCGCTGACGGCCATCCGCCTCGGCGAGGACAAAGCCGCAAGCTTCGGCGTCAATGTCCGCCGCATCCGGCTGGAGACCATGCTCGTGGTCTCGCTGCTTGCCGCAGTCCCCGTCAGCTTCGTCGGCACGATCGGTTTCGTCGGCCTCGTCGGGCCGCATATCGCGCGCATGATCCTCGGCGAGGATCAGCGCTTCTTCCTGCCGGGCTCGATCCTCTCAGGCGCGCTGCTCCTGTCGCTGACCTCGATTGTTTCGAAGTCGATCATTCCGGGCGTCGTCTTCCCGATCGGCATCATCACCGCGCTGGTCGGCGTGCCCTTCTTCTTCTCCCTCATCCTCTCGAACAGGAGCCGGTCGTGGTAGCGCTTCAGTTGCAGTCGGTCGGCGCCTATCACGGCCGCAAGCTCTTCGTCGAAGACGTGACGACGCCGATGATGAAATCGGGCGAGGTTGTGGCGGTGATCGGCCCGAACGCTGCCGGCAAGTCGACCCTCTTCAAGCGCATCACCGGTCTGCTCAAAGGGCCGGGCCATATCGTGGTCGAAGGGTCGAAGGCGAAAAACGCCATCAGCTACATGCCGCAGGATACCTCGGCCAACGCGGTGCTGACGGTCTACGAATCCATCCTGCTTGCCCGCAAGCAGGGCCAGTCCTGGGCCGTCAGCGACAGCGACCTCCGCTTCATCGACGAGATCATGAAAGCGCTCGATATGTCAGCCATCGCCTTCCGCGATCTCGGCGCTCTCTCTGGCGGCCAGCGCCAGCTCGTCTCGATCGCCCAGGCGCTGGTCCGCGAACCCGAAATCATGCTGATGGACGAGCCAACCAGCGCGCTCGACCTCCACCGCCAGGTCGAGGTCCTCGACTTCATGCGCCGCCAGGCCCGCGCCAAGGGCATGATCGTGCTGATCGCCATCCACGATCTCAACCAGGCGCTGCGCTTCGCCGACAAGGTGCTCGTCATCGCCAACGGCCGCATGCACGCCTGCGGCACCCCCCGCGACGTCGTTACCGCCGAGATGCTGCGGGAGATCTACAGGGTCGAGGCTAGGGTGGAGAAATGCTCGCTGGACCACGACCACGTGATTGTGGATGGGACGGCGCATTGAGCCTGGGGGAGCTTGAAATACTCGGAACTCGAAGAACGAAGCGGCTCTCGGACGTGAAGATGGGTTGAACTGTGGGCACAGCAGGTATTTTTTGCTCCCCGACGCATTCCTGGCACGTGGGCCTTGAATGACTAAACACCTAGGTCCCAACGGTCAAAAGATGATTGCGCTTTTCCATTCGAATAAGGATGCCGGTGATCGAGGAGCGCCTCTCCCTAGGCTCGGCATCCTCCTGCGCCAACCTATTCAATTCTTCCCACTTCCGAATCAGATCGGATTCATTTTGTGGAAGGCGTGTTTCGGATGTAATTATGCAGCTGTCTAGATTGCTTCCAACAATAATAGTGCCAGACAGATTCGCCCCACCAATGTCAGTCGAGATCAATGAACACCTCTCTATAACGGTGTCTTTCAGGTCGACATCCCTTAGATAAGCTTTATCCAAATCACAATCTTGCATCACCAGAAGAGAGACAACGTCGTCGGGAATCGGAAAGTCAAGACCCGACACGATCTTGTTTAAGTTGGCTCCCGTTAAATCACATCGCCGTAGAAACGCCCCGCTAAGATTCGCTCCTTCGAAATCAGCATTGTTTAGATGCACATCCTCCAGCCGTGCCGAACTAAGCGATGCTCCACGCAAAACGGCATAAGAAAGATTAGCATTCGACAAGTTTGCCCCAACAAGCCTGGCATCAGACAAATCGGCCCGTCTTAAGTTGGCATTTCTGAGGTTCGATCCGTAAAATTCTGCGTCGGTTAAGTTAGCGCCGAATAGTGATACTGGAAACCACTCCCTGGGAGATACGGTCCCGTCTTTATGATTTGTCGTATATAGAACGGCCCCGATGGTTATTTCGGTAAGAGCTTGTTTTTGAAGATCAAGGTAGTCAAATCGAGTGAATCGTTTGGTCTCCGCCACCAATGAAGGCGATGATAACTTAGAAAGTATTGATGCGAACCCAAACGGTCCATGCCACGTTATTTTCAAAGGCCCGGCGCTCCATCCACCGGCGGCTTCGGACAATCCGTAAGTTTCATCTGGGTATGCCTGTCGCGCGACTGCTTGAAGAGCTGTCCAAAAAACGTCTAAAGAACGCTGCTCTGCGCTTCCGATTCGCGAAACACTGTAAGTTATGGGTACTTCTCGATGAACCGGGATACCATGTGTCAGCACCCAGCTTGCAAGAGGAACAAGGTGTCGGAGACGAGCGCGAGCAGCATCGAAGGACGCTACGCGCAATCGCAATTCATCTTCGAAGAATCGACATATCTCCGTCGTTAATGGCCCATGCCAGGTTATTTTGGCGAGAATTGCTCCAGCATCGGAGCATCTGCGCTCTGACTGTCTCTCCGT
The Rhizobium leguminosarum DNA segment above includes these coding regions:
- a CDS encoding pentapeptide repeat-containing protein, translating into MPNPLLWLGQRDPDGSPPEKPLLLICDGLDEIAPPDSSEAATVTSDFIQALKNWMDSRNSGGFFTCAMVLGRTISAQEAFKKAAIDNGALIRVGGLLPISGTEEWRAAEEQGVANDLSNLADVDQRAIFWRNWCSAIQSKETDLPQALQGNTEAATALRELTTEPLLLYLLLWTGYLGHRWEVAAENRNNVYEEIFRQIYVRRWGIGPEQTSNRNREEGGHAATRTLEQSDFFLLQEALGLASWASGGRTVATESYNSMLRDYLHPDTHEDLSGDISSSLKSVAMQSYTRSIGGDDAGYEFVHKSLGEYLIARGLSTWILGSLKPLTERQSERRCSDAGAILAKITWHGPLTTEICRFFEDELRLRVASFDAARARLRHLVPLASWVLTHGIPVHREVPITYSVSRIGSAEQRSLDVFWTALQAVARQAYPDETYGLSEAAGGWSAGPLKITWHGPFGFASILSKLSSPSLVAETKRFTRFDYLDLQKQALTEITIGAVLYTTNHKDGTVSPREWFPVSLFGANLTDAEFYGSNLRNANLRRADLSDARLVGANLSNANLSYAVLRGASLSSARLEDVHLNNADFEGANLSGAFLRRCDLTGANLNKIVSGLDFPIPDDVVSLLVMQDCDLDKAYLRDVDLKDTVIERCSLISTDIGGANLSGTIIVGSNLDSCIITSETRLPQNESDLIRKWEELNRLAQEDAEPRERRSSITGILIRMEKRNHLLTVGT
- a CDS encoding gamma-butyrobetaine hydroxylase-like domain-containing protein, with the translated sequence MSDIWPIELRVSKDRQRLVVTFNDGQSFDLSAELLRVLSPSAEVQGHGPGQKVTVPGKRNVAIISMMPTGNYAVRIGFDDMHDTGIYTWTYLRELGERGAELFSAYEDELSEKGMNRDTAEKPR
- the moaA gene encoding GTP 3',8-cyclase MoaA; its protein translation is MNTRVGTIGNASPLVAGAHPMIDPFGRAVTYLRVSVTDRCDFRCTYCMAENMTFLPKKDLLTLEELDRLCSAFIAKGVSKIRLTGGEPLVRKNIMYLVRQLGQKIGSGLDELTLTTNGSQLSRHAEELYDCGVRRINVSLDTLDPDKFRKITRWGDFAKVMEGIDAGQKAGLKIKLNAVALKDFNDAEMPELLRFAHGRGMDLTVIETMPMGEIEEDRTDQYLPLSKLRADLEGQFTLADIDYQTGGPARYVRVEETGGRLGFITPMTHNFCESCNRVRLTCTGTLYMCLGQNDAADLRAALRATEDDALLRTAIDEAITRKPKGHDFIIDRTHNRPAVARHMSVTGG
- a CDS encoding low temperature requirement protein A, coding for MAKTNGKNWLRAKGSASGNKVTFLELFFDLVFVFSISQLSHALAAHYTPLGAAEAALMTFAVWWVWIFTAWVTNWLDPDKMPVRGMLVALMMLGLLLSASIPEAFGDKGLLFAGAYVAMQVGRSLFATYAMTRVDRANTLNFIRITTWLAVSGVLWIAGGLLEHEARLIAWAIALTIEYAGPAAGFAVPGLGRSTARDWDVSGAHMAERCALFVIICLGEAILVSGRTFSELPFSGLTGVVFVTAFVGTVAMWWLYFRFGHGRAAHRIEHSETPGRLARQAFTYGHIPILAGIIVHAVAVEFMFSHPHETGDLGIAAAVLGGSGLFLIGNLWFKGATSGRMPLSHLAGLVLLILLAFAAPFIEVYLMGILATLVLIVVAAWEYRSLTGTQAAPTLH
- a CDS encoding class I SAM-dependent methyltransferase, whose protein sequence is MNSMNTNYSIRDEIRDFWSERAATFDQSVGHEIFSEAERKGWQRLIKKHLGEGEGRAALDLACGTAVISHLMNDVGFKVTGLDWSDAMLAQARAKAKKRGTDIRFVSGDAENTMEPKDSYDVITNRHLVWTLVDPASAFKEWFSVLKPGGKVLILDGNMGKETWVKGLQKLWTKVTGKPPASHMSPEMMARHQKIRSRVHFSSQMPAEAVVDLLRQAGFTDIVVDRKLADIHWAQARKMPFLCGLERMVQDRFAICARKPG
- a CDS encoding IS110 family transposase translates to MQGKVSSERTAIATVYVGIDVCKEWLDIHLHPLGRSFRVANDTAGLRRLKRELDALDQMPRSTLHIVMEATGKWHRAVQRSLHADGFYVSVVDPLRARLFAKACGFLAKTDRLDARLLAIMGEALKPAQTPPQDQALEALQELVNARSAANGERTALSNRMKTAVTAFLRKELTRRLAALDTHIARLDAEIQRSIGAEPEMRRRLDILISIPGIGAVTAASLIAGLCELGACSGKQAAMLAGLAPLACESGERAGHRAIRGGRPAPRNAIYMAALSASRHNPDLAHFAERLKKAGKPNKVVLVAVMRKLIVLANTLITKNRIWTPNPP
- a CDS encoding ABC transporter substrate-binding protein: MNFVKTLAASAFAVAGLMPLSALAQSFTIKDVAGREVSFDKPVERVILGEGRMLYAVAPIEKDDPFAKIVGWRNDLWTTDKDGFNAYVEKFPKGKDLPFLGNLTDGTLQTETVVKLHPDVLLLPIGNKAAADEVKLEDMLNGIGVKIVYIDFREHILANTEPSLKILGQIFGHEDRAEAVASFWKEQMARVTDKLKAANPPKPNVFMYRAAGLVECCGTFGPDNFGLMVDWAGGHNLGSDFLPGYTGSINAEQVVASNPDVIVVTGSNWSQTKNAKDFVNVGPNAAATFDDSRKALNTLMENPAFTGSRAVAGGNVHAIWHQFYTSPYQFVAVQQLAKWFHPNLFADLDPDATFKEFHEKFLPVAYQPGYWVDAKAGQ
- a CDS encoding FecCD family ABC transporter permease, with the protein product MAEIAALSIEAEAGRERYRALARRKLLILVAMTAALCLSFAVDLAWGPARYSLTEVVSALLDPSSVSDQVRAVVWDIRMPVAVMAIVVGASLSVAGAQMQTILANPLASPFTLGISAAASFGAALAIVTSVPLLPVAAGLLVPVNAFIMALIATLFIHFVSQARGVSVQTVVLLGIALVFTFNALLAFLQYLASEQALSAVVFWTMGSLTKATWPKIWVTLAVLLAALPLFARNAWALTAIRLGEDKAASFGVNVRRIRLETMLVVSLLAAVPVSFVGTIGFVGLVGPHIARMILGEDQRFFLPGSILSGALLLSLTSIVSKSIIPGVVFPIGIITALVGVPFFFSLILSNRSRSW
- a CDS encoding ABC transporter ATP-binding protein; its protein translation is MVALQLQSVGAYHGRKLFVEDVTTPMMKSGEVVAVIGPNAAGKSTLFKRITGLLKGPGHIVVEGSKAKNAISYMPQDTSANAVLTVYESILLARKQGQSWAVSDSDLRFIDEIMKALDMSAIAFRDLGALSGGQRQLVSIAQALVREPEIMLMDEPTSALDLHRQVEVLDFMRRQARAKGMIVLIAIHDLNQALRFADKVLVIANGRMHACGTPRDVVTAEMLREIYRVEARVEKCSLDHDHVIVDGTAH